In one Streptomyces marincola genomic region, the following are encoded:
- a CDS encoding D-arabinono-1,4-lactone oxidase, which translates to MTAAAWRNWSQTRRAHPVRVERPGSVDELSDVVRRAVREGLRVKAVGSGHSFTGAAATDGVLVRMDALDRPVRVDRPRGLVTVEAGMPLHLLNRVLAAHGLALTNLGDIDRQTVSGAISTGTHGTGARSGSLAAQVEALELVLADGTSVRCSAAERPQLFEAARIGLGALGVISRVTLACEPAFALHAFEAPMRLRDVLARLDELITRNDHFEFYWFPHTDRVLTKRNNRLPPGVPPRPLRRGRAWLEDEFLSNTLFAGVNRVGTAVPCAIPRLNAVSSRALSARRYSDASHRVFTSPRRVVFRELEYAVPRGGIADVLTAVDRWIEGSGERVAFPVEVRFTPADDLWLSTAHGRDTAYIAVHQYLRRPFARYFRAVAGIADAAGGRPHWGKLHWLTARDLGPRYPRFADFLRVRAALDPEGTFANAYLDRVLGRP; encoded by the coding sequence ATGACGGCAGCCGCGTGGCGGAACTGGTCGCAGACCCGGCGTGCGCACCCCGTGCGCGTCGAACGGCCTGGCAGTGTCGATGAGTTGTCCGATGTGGTGCGCCGCGCCGTGCGCGAGGGGCTGCGGGTCAAGGCGGTCGGCAGCGGCCACTCGTTCACCGGGGCGGCGGCGACGGACGGTGTGCTGGTGCGGATGGACGCGCTGGACCGGCCTGTGCGCGTGGACCGGCCCCGCGGACTGGTGACGGTCGAGGCCGGCATGCCGCTCCACCTGCTGAACCGGGTCCTGGCCGCGCACGGCCTGGCCCTGACGAATCTCGGCGACATCGACCGCCAGACCGTATCGGGCGCCATCTCCACCGGCACGCACGGCACCGGCGCCCGTTCCGGCAGCCTGGCCGCACAGGTCGAGGCGCTCGAACTCGTCCTCGCCGACGGGACATCGGTGCGCTGCTCGGCGGCGGAGCGGCCCCAGCTGTTCGAGGCGGCCCGCATCGGCCTCGGCGCCCTCGGCGTCATCAGCCGGGTCACGCTCGCCTGCGAGCCGGCGTTCGCGCTGCACGCGTTCGAGGCCCCGATGCGGCTGCGCGACGTGCTGGCCCGGCTCGACGAACTGATCACGCGCAACGACCACTTCGAGTTCTACTGGTTCCCGCACACCGACCGGGTCCTGACCAAGCGCAACAACCGGCTGCCGCCCGGCGTCCCGCCCCGGCCGCTGCGCAGGGGCAGGGCCTGGCTGGAGGACGAGTTCCTCTCCAACACGCTCTTCGCGGGCGTCAACCGCGTCGGCACCGCCGTGCCGTGCGCCATTCCCCGGCTGAACGCCGTCTCCTCGCGCGCGCTGTCCGCCCGGCGCTACAGCGACGCGTCCCACCGGGTCTTCACCTCGCCGCGCCGCGTCGTCTTCCGCGAACTCGAATACGCGGTGCCGAGAGGCGGGATCGCGGACGTGCTGACGGCCGTCGACCGCTGGATCGAGGGCTCGGGGGAACGCGTCGCGTTCCCCGTCGAGGTGCGCTTCACCCCGGCCGACGACCTGTGGCTGTCCACGGCCCACGGCCGGGACACCGCCTACATCGCCGTGCACCAGTACCTGCGCCGCCCGTTCGCACGCTACTTCCGCGCGGTCGCGGGCATCGCGGACGCGGCCGGCGGCCGGCCGCACTGGGGAAAGCTGCACTGGCTCACGGCCCGGGACCTGGGTCCTCGCTACCCGCGCTTCGCGGACTTCCTGCGGGTGCGGGCGGCGCTCGACCCGGAGGGCACGTTCGCCAACGCCTACCTCGACCGGGTGCTCGGCAGGCCGTGA
- a CDS encoding alanine racemase encodes METPRAPGAARDGAAQRRLARAAAGLEPPFAVVDLAAFRANAADLARRALGKPVRVASKSLRCADLLSLARGLPGFRGVLAYTLPEALWLAGDRAAGQAPGAGAGGSDVVVAYPTADTAALRRLAGDDLLARRVTLMVDSVEHLEFLASTARPAAARPLRLCVELDVSLRLFGGRVHLGARRSPVRDPAGALALARAVAARPGFRLVGLMAYESQIAGVGDAPPGAPLRGLAVRAMQRRSAAELAERRAAVVAAVRSVADLEFVNGGGTGSVERTASEPAVTEIAAGSGLYGPALFDAYRAFRPRPAVYFALPVVRRPAPRVATVLGGGWVASGPPGRDRLPRPAFPRGLSLRATEGAGEVQTPLLGRAAAGLRVGDLVWFRHAKAGELAEHVNVFHLVEGEDLVGGALTYRGAGHAFL; translated from the coding sequence ATGGAAACGCCGAGAGCGCCGGGCGCGGCGCGCGACGGGGCGGCCCAACGGCGTCTGGCGCGGGCTGCGGCCGGGCTCGAACCGCCCTTCGCCGTGGTCGACCTGGCGGCGTTCCGCGCGAACGCCGCGGACCTGGCCCGCCGGGCCCTCGGCAAGCCGGTCAGGGTCGCGAGCAAGTCGCTGCGCTGCGCCGATCTGCTGAGCCTGGCCCGCGGGCTGCCGGGATTCCGCGGTGTGCTCGCCTACACGCTCCCCGAGGCGCTGTGGCTGGCCGGCGACCGCGCTGCCGGGCAGGCGCCGGGCGCCGGGGCCGGCGGGAGCGACGTGGTCGTGGCCTACCCGACGGCCGACACGGCGGCCCTGCGCCGCCTGGCGGGCGACGACCTGCTCGCGCGGCGCGTGACGCTCATGGTCGACTCCGTCGAGCACCTGGAGTTCCTGGCTTCCACCGCGCGCCCCGCGGCGGCGCGCCCGCTGCGGCTGTGCGTCGAACTCGACGTGTCGCTGCGGCTGTTCGGCGGGCGGGTGCACCTGGGGGCCCGCCGTTCGCCGGTGCGCGACCCGGCCGGGGCGCTGGCCCTGGCGCGGGCGGTCGCCGCGCGGCCCGGGTTCCGGCTGGTCGGCCTGATGGCCTACGAGTCGCAGATCGCGGGCGTCGGGGACGCGCCGCCCGGCGCGCCCCTGCGCGGCCTCGCGGTACGGGCGATGCAGCGCCGGTCCGCGGCGGAACTGGCCGAACGCCGTGCCGCGGTCGTGGCCGCGGTCCGCTCCGTGGCCGACCTCGAATTCGTCAACGGCGGCGGCACCGGGAGCGTGGAGCGCACCGCGTCGGAGCCGGCCGTGACCGAGATCGCCGCAGGGTCCGGCCTGTACGGGCCGGCGCTGTTCGACGCCTACCGCGCCTTCAGGCCGCGGCCTGCGGTGTACTTCGCGCTGCCCGTGGTGCGGCGCCCGGCACCCCGCGTGGCCACCGTGCTCGGCGGCGGCTGGGTCGCCTCGGGGCCGCCGGGGCGGGACCGGCTGCCGAGGCCCGCGTTCCCCCGGGGCCTGTCCCTCCGCGCGACCGAGGGCGCGGGGGAGGTGCAGACGCCGCTGCTCGGCCGGGCCGCGGCGGGCCTGCGGGTCGGGGACCTGGTGTGGTTCAGGCACGCCAAGGCGGGCGAACTCGCCGAGCACGTCAACGTCTTCCACCTCGTCGAGGGCGAGGACCTGGTGGGCGGGGCGCTCACCTACCGGGGCGCGGGGCACGCGTTCCTCTGA
- a CDS encoding snapalysin family zinc-dependent metalloprotease — translation MAVLVPAVTAAQASAAPVRPAAVVVTYDTSRAGEFVAAVHAGAEVWNDSVSNVRLEPVAPGRTAHVRVIADDGWPRALTTSLGRGTVWMGRQAVHQGYDTTRIAAHELGHILGLPDLKPGPCSSLMSGSTAGVACTNPYPDARERAAVEADFGGLALPGRTGGSAASARAGAVPASAHRG, via the coding sequence ATGGCCGTCCTGGTGCCCGCCGTCACGGCGGCCCAGGCGTCCGCCGCGCCCGTCCGCCCCGCCGCGGTCGTCGTCACCTACGACACCTCGCGCGCCGGCGAGTTCGTCGCCGCGGTCCACGCGGGCGCAGAGGTCTGGAACGACAGCGTGTCGAACGTCCGCCTCGAACCGGTGGCTCCCGGCCGCACGGCCCACGTCCGCGTCATCGCGGACGACGGCTGGCCGCGCGCGCTCACCACGAGCCTGGGCCGCGGCACGGTGTGGATGGGGCGGCAGGCCGTCCACCAGGGCTACGACACCACCCGCATCGCCGCGCACGAACTCGGGCACATCCTCGGCCTCCCCGACCTGAAGCCGGGCCCGTGCAGCAGCCTGATGTCCGGCTCGACGGCGGGCGTCGCCTGCACCAACCCCTACCCCGACGCCCGCGAACGCGCCGCCGTGGAGGCCGACTTCGGCGGCCTCGCCCTACCGGGCCGCACCGGCGGTTCCGCCGCCTCGGCCCGCGCGGGAGCCGTGCCCGCGTCCGCCCACCGGGGCTGA
- a CDS encoding ThuA domain-containing protein has product MSSAPARRALVVRGGWEGHVPVQATDLFLPFLREQGFRVTVSDTLDAYLDAVAMAATDLVVQCWTMGEITREQSASLGAAVAAGTGLAGWHGGICDAFRADPAYQWLTGGQFVMHPPEFVRHTVDIVPERAAHPVVAGLPAAIPLHTEQYLVHTGPEADVLATTTFADADGIPESARGVTSAAVWTRTWGLGRVFVSAIGHKIEDLEDPAVRELTRRGLLWAAR; this is encoded by the coding sequence TTGAGTTCCGCACCGGCCCGCAGGGCCCTCGTCGTCCGCGGCGGATGGGAAGGCCACGTTCCCGTCCAGGCCACCGACCTCTTCCTGCCCTTCCTGCGCGAGCAGGGCTTCCGCGTCACCGTCTCCGACACCCTCGACGCCTATCTCGACGCCGTGGCCATGGCCGCCACCGACCTGGTCGTGCAGTGCTGGACCATGGGCGAGATCACCCGCGAGCAGTCCGCGTCACTGGGCGCGGCCGTCGCCGCGGGCACCGGGCTGGCCGGCTGGCACGGCGGGATATGCGACGCGTTCCGCGCCGACCCCGCCTACCAGTGGCTCACCGGCGGCCAGTTCGTGATGCACCCGCCCGAGTTCGTGCGGCACACCGTGGACATCGTCCCGGAACGGGCCGCCCACCCCGTCGTCGCGGGGCTTCCCGCCGCCATCCCCCTGCACACCGAGCAGTACCTGGTGCACACCGGCCCGGAGGCCGACGTGCTCGCGACCACCACCTTCGCCGACGCGGACGGCATCCCGGAGTCGGCCCGCGGCGTGACCTCGGCTGCGGTGTGGACCCGCACCTGGGGCCTCGGCCGGGTGTTCGTCAGCGCCATCGGCCACAAGATCGAGGACCTGGAGGACCCCGCCGTGCGCGAACTCACCCGGCGCGGACTGCTGTGGGCCGCCCGGTGA
- a CDS encoding Gfo/Idh/MocA family protein has protein sequence MGRPVTPLRVGVVGAGVISGAYLDHLDEHGRDAGLALTAVADLDPARAAKAAAGRPGVRARTPAELYAADDVDVVLNLTIPAAHADVAHAAVAAGKHVYNEKPLALDRATGAGILAAARAAGVRVGCAPDTVLGRGVQTARAAVAQGRVGRPVAATAFFTTPGHEAWHAEPEFYYRPGGGPLFDMGPYYLTALVHLLGPVTAVIGAASRPAERRTIGSGPRAGATFPVEVDTHVTGVLTHASGALTTLLMSFDTHAAHLPRIEVHGTGGSLSVPDPNGFDGPVALHAAGSGRWQELPHTHGYLGAGRGTGLADMAQALRTGAAHRASGELALHVLDTMQALMESAAEGRRIEVGTVCDVPALVP, from the coding sequence GTGGGCCGCCCGGTGACCCCGCTGCGCGTCGGCGTCGTCGGGGCCGGCGTCATCAGCGGGGCCTACCTCGACCACCTCGACGAACACGGCCGGGACGCGGGCCTGGCCCTGACGGCCGTCGCCGACCTCGACCCCGCGCGCGCCGCGAAGGCCGCGGCCGGCCGGCCGGGCGTGCGCGCCCGCACCCCGGCCGAGCTGTACGCGGCCGACGACGTCGACGTCGTGCTCAACCTCACGATCCCCGCCGCCCACGCGGACGTCGCGCACGCGGCCGTCGCCGCGGGCAAGCACGTGTACAACGAGAAGCCGCTCGCCCTCGACCGCGCGACCGGCGCCGGCATCCTGGCCGCGGCGCGCGCCGCCGGGGTCCGTGTCGGCTGCGCGCCCGACACGGTGCTCGGCCGGGGCGTGCAGACCGCGCGCGCCGCCGTGGCCCAGGGCCGCGTCGGGCGGCCCGTCGCCGCCACCGCGTTCTTCACCACGCCGGGCCACGAGGCGTGGCACGCGGAGCCCGAGTTCTACTACCGGCCGGGCGGCGGCCCGCTGTTCGACATGGGCCCCTACTACCTGACGGCGCTCGTCCACCTCCTCGGCCCGGTCACCGCCGTCATCGGGGCCGCCTCGCGGCCGGCGGAACGCCGCACCATCGGCTCGGGGCCGCGGGCGGGCGCGACGTTCCCTGTCGAGGTGGACACCCACGTCACCGGCGTCCTCACGCATGCGTCCGGCGCGCTGACCACGCTGCTGATGAGCTTCGACACGCACGCCGCCCACCTGCCCAGGATCGAGGTCCACGGCACCGGCGGGAGCCTGTCGGTGCCCGACCCGAACGGCTTCGACGGGCCGGTCGCGCTGCACGCCGCCGGCTCGGGCCGCTGGCAGGAACTGCCGCACACCCACGGCTACCTGGGAGCAGGGCGCGGCACCGGCCTCGCCGACATGGCCCAGGCGCTGCGCACCGGAGCCGCGCACCGCGCCTCGGGGGAACTGGCCCTGCACGTCCTCGACACCATGCAGGCGCTCATGGAGTCGGCGGCCGAGGGGCGGCGGATCGAGGTCGGCACGGTGTGCGACGTGCCCGCGCTCGTGCCCTGA
- a CDS encoding methylated-DNA--[protein]-cysteine S-methyltransferase, which yields MATTHTVLDSPLGALTVVAADGALTGLYFEGHLRMPPAGSLGERDERGFEDARVQLAEYFAGRRTRFDLPLAPRGNAFQQRVWELLRGIPYGETRSYGALARELGDPGLAQAVGAANGRNPVSIVVPCHRVVGADGSLTGYAGGLDRKRFLLALEEPAHAKAARLF from the coding sequence ATGGCCACGACCCACACGGTGCTCGATTCGCCGCTCGGCGCGCTGACGGTGGTCGCCGCGGACGGCGCGCTCACGGGGCTCTACTTCGAGGGGCACCTGCGCATGCCGCCGGCGGGCTCGCTCGGCGAGCGCGACGAGCGCGGGTTCGAGGACGCCCGCGTCCAGCTCGCGGAGTACTTCGCGGGGCGGCGGACACGGTTCGACCTGCCGCTCGCGCCCCGGGGGAACGCCTTCCAGCAGCGCGTGTGGGAGCTGCTGCGCGGCATCCCGTACGGCGAGACCCGTTCCTACGGCGCGCTGGCCCGGGAGCTGGGCGACCCGGGGCTCGCGCAGGCGGTCGGCGCGGCCAACGGGCGCAACCCGGTGTCGATCGTCGTGCCCTGCCACCGCGTGGTCGGGGCGGACGGGTCGCTGACCGGGTACGCGGGCGGCCTCGACCGCAAGCGGTTCCTGCTGGCCCTTGAGGAGCCCGCGCACGCCAAGGCGGCCCGCCTGTTCTGA
- a CDS encoding class I SAM-dependent methyltransferase, which produces MYDGVAELYDECSAALDSAQAPFGAWMADNLPRGKRALDVGCGAGRHTTTLAELFDEVVGTDPAPTMIEIARRDRARPNVAYEVRGALDMTPERDGLFDLVFAFSCVFLMGETRQVLPHLASLVAPGGTLVISDPENMVDPDRPDAQADLAFRFARVAWDVTGRLENSIKALNLFMHENWGRISELSTKLTREQFRREYAAALPGVEFIDDVWPGMQTARWHKPAA; this is translated from the coding sequence TTGTACGACGGAGTCGCGGAATTGTACGACGAGTGCAGCGCCGCGTTGGATTCGGCCCAGGCACCGTTCGGCGCGTGGATGGCCGACAACCTGCCGCGCGGCAAGCGCGCGCTCGACGTCGGCTGCGGGGCGGGGCGGCACACCACGACGCTGGCCGAACTGTTCGACGAGGTCGTGGGCACCGACCCGGCTCCCACCATGATCGAGATCGCCCGGCGCGACCGCGCCAGGCCGAACGTGGCCTACGAGGTGCGCGGCGCCCTCGACATGACGCCAGAGCGGGACGGACTCTTCGACCTGGTGTTCGCGTTCAGTTGCGTGTTCCTCATGGGCGAGACGCGGCAGGTGCTGCCCCACCTCGCGTCGCTCGTCGCGCCGGGCGGCACGCTGGTGATCTCCGACCCGGAGAACATGGTGGACCCCGACCGGCCCGACGCCCAGGCCGATCTCGCCTTCCGGTTCGCGCGGGTCGCGTGGGACGTGACCGGCCGGCTGGAGAACTCCATCAAGGCGCTGAACCTGTTCATGCACGAGAACTGGGGCCGGATCAGCGAGCTGAGCACCAAGCTCACGCGCGAGCAGTTCCGGCGCGAGTACGCGGCGGCGCTGCCCGGTGTGGAGTTCATCGACGACGTATGGCCCGGCATGCAGACCGCGCGCTGGCACAAGCCGGCCGCCTGA